A DNA window from Vigna angularis cultivar LongXiaoDou No.4 chromosome 1, ASM1680809v1, whole genome shotgun sequence contains the following coding sequences:
- the LOC108343574 gene encoding actin-related protein 2/3 complex subunit 3, with the protein MVYHSSFVNEDVESRACGCPLLPLKSHIKGPAPISDQDTTDIVDEAITFFRANVFFRNFDIKSPADKLLIYLTFYINIALKRLEGCRTLAEGTKAIINLGLEKVPVPGESGFPFPGLFPLPQSHDEAELFRNYLKQIREETSGRLLSVAYRPNGTPNKWWLAFAKRKFMNIIIP; encoded by the exons ATG GTTTATCACTCTAGTTTTGTGAACGAAGATGTAGAGAGTAGAGCTTGTGGGtgtcctcttcttcctctcaaGAGCCACATCAAGGGACCTGCTCCTATTTCAGATCAAg ATACAACTGATATTGTGGATGAAGCCATCACCTTCTTTCGAGCCAATGTGTTCTTCAGAAACTTTGACATCAAGAGCCCTGCTGATAAGCTTCTCATATACTTGACCTTTTACATCAACATCGCTCTTAAGAGGCTTGAAGGTTGTAGAACCTTGGCTGAAGGAACCAAGGCAATCATCAACTTGGGTCTTGAAAAGGTTCCTGTCCCTGGAGAGTCTGGCTTTCCATTTCCGGGCCTTTTCCCCCTTCCTCAATCACACGACGAAGCAG AATTGTTCAGAAATTATTTGAAGCAGATAAGGGAAGAAACAAGTGGGAGGTTATTAAGCGTTGCATACAGACCTAATGGCACTCCAAATAAATGGTGGTTGGCATTTGCAAAGAGgaaatttatgaatataatCATTCCTTGA